From a region of the Equus przewalskii isolate Varuska chromosome 2, EquPr2, whole genome shotgun sequence genome:
- the MROH7 gene encoding maestro heat-like repeat-containing protein family member 7 isoform X3, whose translation MRHGVKRQIQEEPLDSLSSSVRQQAMETLTQLSHTRPVLGVRERSELVNTCVKSVFSLPSVQAMQEKDEAKAEAIQTLYRQTLDALQTLLNALFVEDPTPAGLKSILEPLGPWMNSGKAHERARAVNSNVSVLNHTLLTLPFFMSSGFPALGLLLGRLILRIGDPDEEIGREALDGITILYTILELQKRARDKEETNKKELYETNKRFLGPYNPVSPCQNILRVIAEFGDFLGPQQVKDLLLAALEGLKGGSEEARGKDSGEMMQLASEVTLSSVLEWYRHRALEVIPEIMQAIYVQLSHIQEPRAREVALLPISLLASSFMTEVVVALLMCPLPLDSNGAEMWRQLILRKPSCDVRDLLDLLLTSLKEKPVTKKGRASIVPLAAASGLCELLSVNSCVGRVRRIYPQLLLALLIQVHYHIGLNLPGHVASRKDAKKDAQPSIFVPVRWVVKVVKTLLLKMGCSYEATFLEDQGGWELMVQAENHHRGVSLLARAMVHYSCQELCRILYLLIPLLERGDEKHKITATAFFVELLQMEQVRRIPEEYSLGRMAEGLSHQDPIMKVLSIRGLVILARRSEKAAKVQALLPAMVKGLKSMEGLLVVEAVHNLKTIFKAQDRKLMDSSVYVEMLQVLLPHFSDSREEVRSSCISLYGKMVQKLRSPRTPALEEQLISTLVPLLLTMQEGNTKVAQKCVKTLFRCSCFMAWELPKRAYNQKPWDSQQQTVAKICKYLVSTHRDSAFMFLSQSLEYARSPRASLRKSSIMFIGSLVPCMESLMTEDRLNEVKATLENLRHDPEASVCIYAAQAQAQILASCWRNSWPLPHGDTWVCDPATTHRWSPSCENLPTSHQRRSWIMQALGSWKISLKQ comes from the exons ATGAGACACGGGGTCAAG AGGCAGATCCAGGAGGAGCCACTGGATTCCCTCTCGAGCTCCGTCCGCCAGCAGGCCATGGAGACCCTGACCCAGCTGAG TCACACGCGGCCTGTCCTGGGTGTGCGGGAAAGATCAGAGCTGGTGAACACGTGTGTGAAGAGTGTGTTCTCCCTGCCGTCTGTGCAGGCCATGCAGGAGAAAGACGAGGCCAAGGCTGAGGCCATACAG ACGCTTTACCGTCAGACCTTGGATGCCCTGCAGACACTGCTCAACGCCCTCTTTGTTGAGGACCCCACTCCTGCTGGGCTGAAAAGCATTTTGgag CCCCTGGGGCCCTGGATGAACTCTGGGAAGGCCCATGAGCGAGCACGGGCTGTGAACAGCAATGTCTCTGTGTTGAACCACACACTTCTGACCCTGCCTTTCTTT ATGTCCTCTGGGTTCCCGGCGCTGGGGCTTCTGCTGGGGAGGCTCATCCTTCGCATTGGGGATCCTGATGAGGAGATTGGACGGGAGGCCCTGGACGGCATCACCATCCTCTACACCATCCTGGAGCTCCAAAAAC GAGCCAGAGATAAGGAAGAAACTAACAAGAAGGAGCTGTATGAGACCAACAAGCGTTTTCTGGGGCCCTACAACCCTGTCAGCCCATGCCAGAACATTCTGCGTGTGATCGCG GAATTTGGAGACTTCCTGGGGCCCCAGCAGGTCAAGGATCTGCTGCTGGCAGCCCTGGAAGGGCTGAAAGGTGGCTCGGAGGAGGCTCGGGGGAAGGACTCGGGGGAGATGATGCAGCTGGCCTCAGAGGTCACGCTCAGCTCGGTGCTGGAGTGGTACCGCCACAGGGCGCTGGAGGTG ATCCCAGAGATCATGCAGGCCATCTACGTGCAGCTGAGCCATATCCAGGAGCCACGGGCCCGTGAGGTGGCCCTGCTGCCCATCTCTCTCCTGGCCAGCTCCTTCATGACTGAGGTCGTCGTGGCCCTGCTCATGTGTCCCCTCCCGCTGGACAG CAATGGAGCAGAGATGTGGAGGCAGCTGATCCTGCGCAAACCCAGCTGTGATGTCCGCGACCTCCTGGACCTGCTCCTGACCAGCCTGAAGGAGAAGCCTGTCACCAAGAAGGGCCGGGCCTCCATCGTGCCCCTGGCG GCAGCCAGCGGCCTGTGTGAGCTCCTGTCCGTTAACAGCTGCGTGGGCCGCGTGAGGCGCATCTACCCGCAGCTGCTCCTGGCCCTGCTCATTCAGGTCCATTACCACATCGGCCTCAACCTGCCTGGCCACGTGGCTTCCCGCAAGGACGCCAAGAAGGACGCACAGCCCTCTATCTTCGTGCCTGTGCG CTGGGTGGTCAAAGTGGTGAAAACCCTGCTGCTGAAGATGGGCTGCTCGTACGAGGCCACCTTCCTGGAGGACCAGGGCGGCTGGGAGCTCATGGTGCAGGCAGAGAACCACCACCGCGGAGTGTCCCTGCTGGCAAG ggccATGGTGCACTACTCCTGCCAGGAGCTGTGTCGCATCCTCTACCTGCTCATCCCGCTCCTGGAGCGAGGCGACGAGAAGCACAAGATCACCGCCACCGCCTTCTTCGTGGAG CTCCTCCAGATGGAGCAGGTACGGCGGATCCCTGAGGAGTACTCTCTGGGGCGGATGGCAGAAGGCCTGAGCCACCAGGACCCCATCATGAAGGTGCTGTCCATCCGAGGCCTGGTCATCCTGGCCCGCAGGTCTGAGAAG GCTGCCAAGGTGCAGGCCCTCCTGCCCGCCATGGTGAAGGGCCTGAAGAGCATGGAGGGGCTGCTGGTGGTGGAGGCAGTCCACAACCTCAAGACCATCTTCAAGGCGCAGGACCGGAAGCTGATGGACAGCTCGGTCTATGTGGAGATGCTGCAGGTCCTGCTGCCACACTTCAGTGAT TCGCGAGAGGAGGTGCGCTCCTCCTGCATCAGCCTGTACGGCAAGATGGTCCAGAAGCTGCGGTCGCCTCGCACCCCGGCCTTGGAGGAGCAGCTGATCAGCACCTTGGTGCCCCTGCTGCTGACCATGCAAGAGGGCAACACCAAGGTGGCCCAG AAATGTGTGAAGACCCTGTTCCGCTGTTCTTGCTTCATGGCTTGGGAATTGCCAAAAAGAGCTTATAACCAGAAGCCCTGGGACAGCCAGCAGCAGACGGTGGCCAAAATTTGCAAGTACCTT GTGAGTACCCACCGAGACAGCGCCTTCATGTTCCTCAGCCAGAGCCTGGAGTATGCCAGGAGCCCCCGGGCCTCCCTGCGGAAGTCCTCCATCATGTTCATAG GGTCGCTGGTCCCCTGCATGGAGAGCTTAATGACGGAAGATCGTCTGAACGAAGTTAAAGCCA CTCTGGAAAACCTGAGACACGATCCAGAAGCATCAGTTTGCATCTATgcggcccaggcccaggcccagatCCTGGCCAGCTGCTGGAGGAACTCCTGGCCACTGCCGCACGGGGACACATGGGTGTGTGACCCAGCCACCACCCACCGCTGGAGCCCTAGCTGTGAGAACCTGCCCACTTCCCACCAGCGGCGCTCCTGGATCATGCAGGCACTGGGCTCCTGGAAGATATCCTTGAAGCAGTGA